The Peribacillus sp. FSL P2-0133 genome has a segment encoding these proteins:
- a CDS encoding MFS transporter, translated as MKKVNHLLIIMLAVGVFGIITTEMSIVGVLPQITQKFGISTAQAGLLVSIFALVVAISGPFLILLVSGINRKILLLTAISIFAISNMIYAYTTQFEIMLIFRILPAALHPLFFSIALVTAAKLVPPENSGQAVTKVFTGITVGFALGVPLTSYLAEQFSLEIAFLFGAFVNALAFIGILILLPSMPVEEKMSFGKQIRILRKSALWLNIATVTFLFAAMFSVYSYFAEYLAKVTDMNSSLISIMLFIFGVTMILGNHLFGVFLQKSIVNTLIFFPILYSVVYLLVYYLGSYLVPMIFMVFIWGIVHSGGLIVGQTWLISEAKEAPEFGNSLFVSFSNLGIALGTSIGGSFISQLGIHQLIWSGFTFTLLSFLLIIIKLKFFNSSNKASLSS; from the coding sequence ATGAAAAAAGTAAACCATCTACTTATTATTATGCTAGCAGTAGGTGTATTTGGAATTATTACAACAGAGATGAGTATTGTCGGCGTATTACCACAAATCACTCAAAAATTTGGAATTTCAACTGCACAAGCCGGATTATTAGTAAGTATATTTGCTCTAGTTGTTGCGATTTCTGGACCATTTTTAATACTGCTCGTATCTGGGATTAATCGTAAAATACTTTTATTAACAGCAATATCTATTTTTGCTATCTCTAATATGATTTACGCTTATACAACACAATTTGAAATTATGCTCATTTTTCGTATTCTACCAGCAGCACTTCACCCACTCTTCTTTTCAATCGCTCTTGTAACTGCTGCTAAACTTGTCCCTCCAGAAAATAGCGGTCAAGCAGTTACAAAAGTTTTTACGGGAATTACTGTTGGATTTGCTTTAGGTGTACCATTGACTTCTTACCTTGCAGAACAGTTTTCATTAGAAATTGCGTTCCTATTTGGAGCATTTGTAAATGCTCTCGCATTTATCGGAATATTGATTTTGCTTCCTTCCATGCCCGTTGAAGAAAAAATGTCTTTTGGCAAGCAAATTCGTATATTGCGTAAATCAGCATTATGGTTAAATATCGCAACTGTTACCTTTCTTTTTGCAGCCATGTTTTCAGTTTACAGTTACTTTGCCGAGTACCTTGCAAAAGTAACAGACATGAATAGCTCTCTCATCAGTATCATGCTATTCATATTTGGTGTCACTATGATTTTAGGTAATCATTTATTTGGAGTTTTTCTGCAAAAAAGTATAGTAAATACCTTAATATTTTTCCCAATTTTATATTCAGTCGTTTATTTATTGGTTTATTATTTAGGGTCTTATCTTGTTCCAATGATTTTTATGGTATTCATTTGGGGAATCGTACATTCCGGCGGTTTAATTGTTGGTCAAACATGGTTAATAAGTGAGGCAAAAGAAGCTCCGGAATTTGGCAATAGCTTATTCGTCTCGTTTTCCAACCTTGGAATTGCTTTAGGAACCTCTATTGGCGGCTCGTTCATTTCTCAATTAGGCATTCACCAGCTTATCTGGAGCGGATTCACATTTACACTGCTTTCGTTTTTATTGATCATCATAAAACTAAAATTTTTCAACTCTAGTAACAAAGCATCGTTATCAAGCTAA
- a CDS encoding S8 family serine peptidase, with amino-acid sequence MRKRRKKANNKSKVVKSLAVFALSSSFILGSLGHESNVTQAVGNTNVDSLLANLTSEQREALNQLSTKEETGLQISSDIDLTTTEQTHVIVEFANKPAKVAKFEAASEGQQLSDSEASNLVDQDHEIFQKDLGQVLADKNSKKVNYKINRSYKHAFNGVSMSLPANKIKSLLKSKAVKSVWSNETFTIDPPVQGKDNNQLKADEFNIANYTPYDGLNRLHAEGYTGKGIKVGILDTGIDYNHPDLKDAYKGGYDFVDDDSNPMETTYADWKQSGKPEMNGSSAYYTNHGTHVAGIIGSRGVAKDTEYTTVGAAPEADIYAYRVLGPYGSGQADDIIAAVDRAVKDDMDVINMSLGNSLNDPLYATSIAVNNAVLSGVTTVVAAGNSGDKNYTLGSPGAAALALSVGASSVAIDIYQYAGAHNGENYNLRQLAKNYKDDLSTLKGKTLQLVDVGLGDNYTGKDVKGKFVLMSRGVYTLDSKIANAKAKGAAGVIMYNDEANKAEGAIQSFLGESVNAIPSFSVSNEEGLTILEALKTGKTDITFGDFTKIQTASDELASFSSRGPSRMNYDIKPEVTGPGVSILSTVPFYVNDKTVDGTKPEDYKYAYQRLSGTSMATPYVAGVSALLLQSNKDLEPADIKSILMNTADPLSKAYSVFEIGSGRVDAYEALHSNVEFEVVDKTPTNINGKQKVIKELTGGISFGSYGFDDQDIHDSRKITLKNRSEKAKTFSVNVKFQTELRGSKDAAQNGVTLTGPTSVKLTRISQKSIKFDLNIPKTAEKGTYEGYIVFTNNADPTEKYQIPFGSRVVNEGFDTLTIANPMYSGDTRWPEQAAPGMSFSFSVRSHMRYIDVVVQDATTGEDIGYLGTLNGFGVNENTVYGIAYAFTGAYFPFTGDPKNPISSEPVFAKTGNYKLKMIGTNDQGKTFSKSADFMYEKGAPIMTSSFDKLDQKVIEYKDSQFDSNGEYLYDFNINLNDPETDEAKQEGFPVDQSSNKILYQYDSPYMSDPINTDKNGNYNDQILVKKRTRPLKVQFYGMDAARNFTSGPSEMLRVAFVSNTYPYYYLKANKQVASTGDTINYSIRSNNIKNLKTSKITIPVLKDNGDLATINNVVVSDAVKQYGDAQVSVTSTSDDVLTTYTITFNYLGNKTLPEDMQLVNFDLNTVKHHSPKSSFSVNWFNMEMTGTTIDQSNAVTNNVYTYMDSVNMKEKYSRIQGYLKLEGTTDPLTGQPNYAFDHTKIGAKVTVTSYDGKTVFEAAPNKNGNYTVDGMNADKNAYTLKVDVPGHFTMYNSFVLSDDVRGKLIGNLRGFSKQAKAGDANKDNVIDIMDAIYLQTYWGTNKSGADLNFDGVVDKKDMDLLIKNYRLQNRTVPNAPKAKTKYKGSTLDTVLNQLGLK; translated from the coding sequence ATGAGGAAAAGGAGAAAAAAAGCAAACAACAAAAGTAAGGTCGTAAAAAGCTTAGCTGTATTTGCTCTATCATCTAGTTTTATTTTAGGTTCACTTGGACATGAATCAAATGTTACCCAAGCAGTTGGTAATACGAATGTTGATAGTTTACTTGCTAATTTAACATCAGAACAAAGAGAAGCTCTTAACCAACTTTCAACAAAAGAAGAGACAGGTCTTCAAATTTCTTCTGATATTGATTTAACGACAACGGAACAAACCCATGTAATTGTTGAGTTTGCAAATAAACCAGCAAAAGTTGCTAAGTTTGAAGCGGCATCAGAAGGTCAACAACTATCAGATTCTGAAGCATCAAATTTAGTCGATCAAGATCATGAAATATTTCAAAAAGATTTAGGACAAGTATTAGCTGATAAAAATAGTAAAAAAGTAAATTATAAGATTAATCGCTCATATAAACATGCATTTAATGGTGTTTCAATGAGTTTACCTGCTAACAAAATTAAAAGTCTATTAAAATCAAAAGCTGTCAAATCCGTTTGGAGTAACGAAACGTTTACGATTGATCCGCCTGTTCAAGGAAAAGATAATAATCAATTAAAAGCAGATGAATTCAATATCGCCAATTATACTCCTTATGATGGATTAAACCGGTTACATGCAGAAGGCTATACCGGTAAAGGAATTAAGGTCGGTATTCTAGATACAGGTATTGATTATAACCATCCAGATTTAAAGGATGCTTATAAAGGTGGATATGATTTTGTAGATGACGATAGTAATCCGATGGAAACGACCTATGCTGATTGGAAACAATCAGGTAAGCCAGAAATGAATGGATCGTCAGCTTATTATACTAATCATGGTACACATGTTGCTGGGATTATTGGAAGCCGTGGAGTAGCGAAGGATACTGAGTATACAACAGTTGGAGCAGCACCAGAAGCAGATATTTATGCTTACCGAGTGCTTGGACCATATGGCAGCGGACAAGCTGATGACATAATTGCAGCTGTCGATCGAGCTGTGAAGGATGATATGGATGTTATTAATATGTCACTAGGTAATTCACTTAATGATCCATTATATGCAACTTCAATTGCTGTAAACAATGCAGTATTAAGTGGAGTAACAACCGTTGTTGCAGCGGGGAATAGTGGCGATAAAAATTATACGCTAGGTTCACCAGGTGCTGCAGCCTTAGCGTTATCTGTTGGTGCATCATCTGTTGCAATTGATATTTATCAATATGCAGGTGCGCATAATGGGGAGAATTACAATTTAAGACAATTAGCAAAAAACTATAAAGATGATTTGTCTACATTAAAAGGAAAAACCCTCCAACTTGTTGATGTGGGGCTCGGAGATAACTATACAGGAAAAGACGTAAAAGGGAAATTTGTACTCATGAGCCGAGGAGTTTATACATTGGACTCTAAAATTGCGAATGCCAAGGCAAAAGGTGCTGCTGGCGTTATCATGTATAATGATGAAGCAAACAAGGCCGAGGGTGCAATTCAGTCTTTCTTAGGTGAATCAGTTAATGCGATTCCTTCATTCTCTGTTTCAAATGAAGAAGGATTAACGATCTTGGAAGCATTAAAAACTGGTAAAACTGATATCACATTTGGCGATTTTACTAAGATACAAACAGCATCCGATGAGTTAGCATCATTTAGTTCTAGAGGTCCATCTCGAATGAATTATGACATTAAACCGGAAGTAACTGGACCAGGTGTTTCGATACTTTCAACCGTCCCATTTTACGTAAACGATAAAACAGTAGATGGAACAAAACCGGAAGATTATAAATATGCATATCAGCGTTTATCAGGAACTTCAATGGCAACCCCTTATGTGGCAGGTGTTTCAGCATTATTATTACAATCGAATAAGGATCTTGAGCCTGCAGACATTAAATCAATTTTAATGAATACGGCTGATCCACTTTCAAAAGCTTATAGTGTATTTGAAATCGGTAGTGGTCGTGTTGATGCATATGAAGCACTTCATTCTAATGTCGAATTTGAAGTAGTAGATAAAACACCTACAAATATCAATGGAAAACAAAAGGTAATCAAAGAACTAACGGGTGGAATCAGTTTTGGTTCATATGGATTTGATGACCAAGATATTCATGATTCACGTAAGATTACATTGAAAAATAGAAGTGAAAAAGCAAAAACATTTAGTGTAAATGTTAAATTCCAAACAGAATTAAGAGGTTCCAAAGATGCAGCTCAAAATGGAGTGACCTTAACAGGTCCAACTTCAGTTAAATTGACCAGAATTAGTCAAAAATCAATTAAATTTGACTTAAACATTCCGAAAACAGCTGAAAAAGGAACATATGAGGGATATATCGTCTTTACAAATAATGCAGATCCAACTGAAAAGTATCAAATTCCATTTGGTAGTCGTGTAGTAAATGAAGGTTTTGATACACTAACCATTGCTAATCCAATGTATTCTGGTGATACACGTTGGCCAGAACAAGCAGCTCCAGGCATGTCATTTAGTTTTTCAGTAAGATCGCACATGAGATATATTGACGTGGTAGTCCAAGATGCAACAACTGGTGAAGATATTGGATACCTTGGAACTTTAAATGGTTTCGGAGTAAATGAAAACACAGTTTACGGGATTGCATATGCATTTACAGGGGCTTATTTCCCATTCACTGGTGATCCGAAAAATCCGATTAGCAGTGAGCCTGTGTTTGCAAAAACAGGTAACTATAAATTAAAAATGATTGGAACAAATGATCAAGGGAAAACATTCTCTAAATCAGCAGATTTTATGTATGAAAAGGGCGCACCAATTATGACTTCAAGCTTTGATAAGTTAGATCAAAAGGTTATTGAGTATAAAGATAGCCAATTTGATTCAAACGGTGAATATTTATATGACTTTAATATTAATTTAAATGATCCTGAGACAGATGAGGCAAAACAAGAAGGTTTTCCTGTTGATCAGTCAAGTAATAAAATTTTATACCAATATGATAGTCCATATATGTCAGATCCAATAAACACAGATAAAAATGGAAATTACAATGATCAAATTTTAGTTAAAAAAAGAACGAGACCTTTAAAAGTTCAGTTTTATGGAATGGATGCGGCTAGGAACTTTACTTCAGGTCCTTCGGAAATGCTAAGGGTAGCTTTTGTTTCTAATACTTACCCTTACTATTACTTAAAAGCAAATAAACAAGTCGCTTCAACCGGAGATACTATAAATTATTCTATTCGTTCAAATAATATTAAAAACCTAAAAACATCAAAGATTACAATTCCAGTATTAAAAGACAACGGTGACTTAGCTACAATTAATAATGTTGTTGTAAGTGATGCAGTTAAGCAATATGGGGATGCACAAGTATCTGTAACATCAACATCTGATGATGTTTTAACGACTTATACAATTACTTTTAACTATTTAGGAAATAAAACATTACCAGAAGATATGCAATTAGTTAATTTCGATTTAAATACAGTTAAACATCATTCGCCAAAGTCAAGTTTCTCTGTCAATTGGTTTAACATGGAAATGACTGGAACTACAATTGATCAATCAAATGCAGTAACAAATAATGTATATACTTATATGGATAGTGTTAATATGAAAGAAAAATATTCAAGAATACAGGGTTACTTGAAATTAGAAGGAACGACTGATCCTTTAACAGGCCAACCGAATTACGCGTTTGATCACACCAAAATTGGTGCAAAAGTAACGGTAACGTCATATGATGGTAAAACTGTTTTTGAGGCTGCTCCAAATAAAAATGGAAACTACACTGTAGATGGAATGAATGCTGATAAAAATGCTTATACACTAAAAGTAGATGTACCAGGTCATTTTACGATGTATAATTCGTTTGTGCTATCAGATGACGTTCGTGGAAAATTAATCGGAAATTTAAGAGGTTTTTCCAAGCAAGCTAAAGCTGGGGATGCAAATAAAGATAATGTAATTGATATAATGGATGCAATATATCTACAAACTTATTGGGGAACAAATAAATCAGGTGCAGATTTGAACTTCGATGGAGTTGTTGATAAAAAGGATATGGATCTTCTTATTAAAAACTATCGATTACAAAATAGGA
- a CDS encoding CidA/LrgA family holin-like protein: protein MKKGLTILLQIGVIIAFTWIGDYIVSLLHVPIPGSIIGMILLLFGLHLRLIKLNWVQAGATLIISEMMLFFIPAVVGFMEYSWIFGIKGLSILFIVVSGTALMMIATGVISDRILERKDGEARKWLPRSFM from the coding sequence TTGAAAAAGGGCTTAACAATTTTATTGCAAATTGGGGTTATTATTGCATTTACCTGGATCGGTGACTATATTGTCTCTCTTCTTCATGTACCTATTCCAGGAAGTATTATCGGGATGATTTTATTACTCTTCGGTCTTCATTTACGCTTGATTAAATTAAATTGGGTGCAAGCGGGGGCTACGCTTATTATTTCCGAGATGATGTTATTTTTCATACCGGCAGTCGTTGGATTTATGGAATATTCATGGATATTTGGCATCAAAGGCCTAAGTATTTTATTCATTGTTGTTAGTGGTACAGCACTTATGATGATAGCAACAGGTGTCATCTCCGATAGGATTTTAGAAAGAAAAGACGGTGAAGCAAGGAAATGGTTACCAAGATCTTTTATGTAA
- a CDS encoding glycerophosphodiester phosphodiesterase family protein has product MNKKLLAGAGVAFTLLFSPLSQAFAAETIGDLRKVDNVAHRGASAYAPENTIAAYDKAVKMKADYIEIDVQRSKDGELVLIHDTTVDRTTDGSGKVGDFTFEELRSLDAGSWKGEQFAGEQIPTFDEILDRYHGKIGILVELKAPELYPGIEESVAEELKKRNLDKPQNEKIILQSFNHESMEKMNDLVPKVPIGVLTSSRADTTEQALQEFSTYADYFNPSYGIVTKELVNQVHSLDMKIGSWTVRSQEAADFLLDMRVDAIITDYPDYVDPRN; this is encoded by the coding sequence ATGAACAAAAAATTATTAGCAGGTGCCGGGGTAGCGTTTACGTTGTTATTCAGTCCACTAAGTCAAGCTTTTGCAGCAGAAACAATAGGAGACTTAAGAAAGGTTGATAATGTTGCCCATCGTGGTGCATCGGCATATGCACCTGAAAATACGATTGCTGCTTATGATAAAGCAGTAAAAATGAAGGCAGATTATATTGAAATTGATGTTCAAAGAAGCAAGGATGGAGAATTAGTACTTATCCATGATACGACAGTTGATCGTACAACGGATGGATCTGGAAAAGTTGGTGATTTCACGTTTGAAGAACTAAGAAGCCTAGATGCAGGCAGCTGGAAAGGTGAGCAATTTGCTGGTGAACAAATCCCAACATTTGATGAGATTCTTGATCGTTACCACGGAAAAATTGGAATATTAGTAGAATTAAAGGCTCCAGAGCTATATCCTGGGATTGAAGAAAGTGTAGCTGAAGAATTAAAAAAACGAAATCTTGATAAACCACAAAATGAAAAAATCATTCTACAATCATTTAACCATGAATCAATGGAAAAAATGAATGATCTCGTTCCTAAAGTTCCAATCGGTGTGTTAACATCTTCAAGAGCTGACACAACAGAACAAGCCTTACAGGAATTTTCAACATATGCTGACTATTTTAATCCAAGCTATGGAATTGTTACTAAAGAATTAGTGAATCAAGTTCACTCTCTTGATATGAAAATTGGATCATGGACAGTACGTAGTCAAGAGGCAGCAGATTTCCTATTAGATATGAGAGTTGACGCAATTATTACGGATTATCCAGATTATGTGGATCCAAGAAACTAA
- a CDS encoding LrgB family protein — protein MVTKIFYVIITVLFYFLAKKINRKKPGLLFSPIILTPVMLIVLLLIMDIPYKEYANGTFPLNKLLDVVTVALAIPLYRNWSFLAKNWRVIVCSLAAGSLIAVVSGILCTYLLAMGKDYTLSIIPRIVTIPIAVSLSESIGGTPAITVLFSMLTCFVGVFIGPAIMKHFSIKHPLSIGMMYGLGAQALGTAKAFKIGEKAGTISSVSYILTAIFTVIWALILTPFIHTLNV, from the coding sequence ATGGTTACCAAGATCTTTTATGTAATTATTACTGTCCTTTTTTATTTTTTGGCGAAAAAGATTAATCGGAAAAAACCAGGATTGTTATTTTCACCAATCATTCTCACTCCTGTTATGCTCATTGTTCTCCTTTTGATAATGGATATACCATACAAAGAATATGCTAATGGCACTTTTCCACTAAATAAATTGTTAGACGTTGTAACCGTTGCATTAGCCATTCCATTGTATCGAAACTGGTCGTTTCTGGCGAAAAATTGGCGCGTGATTGTATGTAGTCTTGCAGCCGGTTCCTTGATTGCTGTTGTTTCTGGCATTTTATGTACTTACCTGCTTGCAATGGGAAAGGATTATACGCTCAGTATTATTCCTCGCATTGTCACCATTCCAATTGCTGTCAGTTTGTCTGAATCCATTGGAGGGACCCCTGCCATAACTGTTCTTTTTAGTATGTTGACATGCTTTGTAGGTGTCTTCATAGGGCCAGCTATAATGAAGCACTTTTCCATTAAGCATCCATTGTCTATTGGCATGATGTATGGTTTGGGTGCACAGGCACTTGGGACTGCAAAAGCGTTTAAAATCGGGGAAAAAGCGGGAACAATCTCCAGTGTATCCTACATTCTGACTGCCATCTTTACAGTCATCTGGGCATTAATCCTAACACCTTTTATCCATACTTTGAACGTGTAG
- a CDS encoding discoidin domain-containing protein — protein MKRILSISLVLTMIFVMLSTTADALANKSGDKIVKIDNMQPVYGQKITASVIMDHGSMGKNLTFQWQVQESRISDKYINVKSGGTSKSYTVTLNDIGKKLRVVVSKRNGASKTSLPTNAVLNANPLIASMKFDNNLKDDANQENLEGKGNYSYVDGVLPGTKALHLDSGNGNYVGTKHSLNFGNDSFTLSFWYKGDTNKNQVILSNKDFSNGSNAGWAIYTSANSVNMNLGFPTAKEKNISFGRNTFNASDWRYVTYVVDRNKMLASLYIDGYEMAETTLKLGTLDTSNPLKIGVDGLGNLGGNSFDIADLMIWKGVLSSDVVQANYNSYAVNKVDLTALNDTISEANAIKAGGLGNGFSESDFDYLKKVLNKATTVATTQKEKLFTQETINYYERELTNAIFIYQKSNKTATPADLNMIVNSDTEISGNPAAIARVEDDFRKSLKIFSQADVMLIPGDVTGGNNAIEYLWMNELTKVHNKLKDEGLFDNIALYLVRGNHDMGGAEKLIPVGSAGAWNESTKSYDNNFFNDAYRVKIKGYNLVVFDGNYDNNNTSGKAKNFLDQITKEPDYDPTKPIFVSSHFPISGTNWGSGWSTSASNNVGKYIADNNLSQVVYLSGHTHYDPTDERSLYQGAASYFDAGSTSYSSYIDGGPSGGYIEGAYINYNTTPRISNFIEVYGTKVIIKHYNLSTEEFVGIPSVVYVGEGKDAFTYSKSDTRELIAPEFDEGITINSFKNNELTFTMKQANDNVRVLEYNVQLINKLTGEVDKSFNSLSLPLDKPFDEHREYKITGLSPITPYTLRVFAADSMYNRSSQDIDISPQGVNLESITAPADKTGVAIGAAKTADALGLPKIVSLVTDGGGGDAKVTWDVDASNYDPAVTTVQTFTVNGAVTLPTGVANPNNVPLTTSIKVTVNKIPQSQMTATATSQETSGENSAASMAIDGNPETLWHTKWDKSDVLPQSITLNLGGAYKVNKVTYLPRQSGLNGNITSYNVYVSTDGVTFTKVASGSWSNNNVEKEAIFDSTDASYVKLEATAGVNGWASAAEISVLASKTVKN, from the coding sequence ATGAAAAGAATTTTATCCATTTCCCTCGTATTAACGATGATATTCGTTATGTTATCGACCACCGCAGACGCACTTGCAAACAAATCGGGCGACAAAATCGTCAAAATCGACAATATGCAGCCGGTTTACGGTCAAAAGATCACCGCCAGTGTAATCATGGATCATGGTTCAATGGGCAAAAATCTAACATTTCAATGGCAAGTACAGGAATCACGTATAAGCGATAAATATATTAATGTAAAATCGGGTGGTACATCCAAAAGCTACACCGTAACGTTAAATGATATTGGTAAAAAATTGCGCGTTGTAGTTTCAAAGCGAAATGGTGCCAGTAAAACTTCATTGCCCACGAACGCAGTATTAAATGCCAACCCCCTTATTGCATCGATGAAATTCGACAATAATTTAAAGGACGATGCAAATCAAGAGAACTTGGAAGGGAAAGGAAATTATAGTTATGTAGACGGTGTATTACCCGGGACCAAAGCTCTGCACTTAGACAGCGGAAACGGCAATTATGTCGGTACGAAGCATAGCTTGAATTTTGGTAATGACAGTTTTACTCTATCCTTCTGGTATAAGGGCGACACGAACAAAAATCAGGTCATATTATCAAACAAGGATTTTAGTAACGGCTCTAACGCAGGCTGGGCGATTTACACATCAGCCAATTCGGTCAACATGAATTTAGGATTCCCGACCGCAAAAGAAAAGAACATTTCCTTTGGGCGCAATACGTTTAATGCTTCCGATTGGCGTTACGTGACATATGTTGTAGACAGAAATAAAATGCTCGCGTCGTTGTATATTGATGGTTACGAAATGGCTGAAACTACGCTGAAACTCGGAACTTTAGATACATCGAACCCATTAAAAATAGGTGTCGACGGATTGGGCAACCTCGGCGGTAATTCATTCGATATAGCTGATCTGATGATTTGGAAAGGCGTATTAAGCAGTGATGTAGTTCAAGCGAATTATAATAGTTACGCTGTAAACAAAGTAGATTTGACTGCACTTAACGACACAATATCAGAAGCAAATGCAATCAAAGCAGGCGGTCTCGGCAACGGCTTCAGCGAATCCGATTTTGATTATTTGAAAAAGGTTTTGAATAAGGCAACTACGGTTGCAACAACGCAAAAAGAAAAATTATTTACACAGGAAACGATCAATTATTACGAACGTGAACTAACCAATGCCATCTTCATCTATCAAAAAAGTAATAAAACAGCAACGCCCGCCGATTTAAATATGATTGTGAACAGCGACACGGAAATCAGTGGTAATCCTGCTGCAATCGCGCGCGTGGAAGATGATTTCAGAAAAAGCCTGAAAATATTCTCGCAGGCAGACGTAATGTTGATTCCTGGCGACGTTACCGGCGGTAACAATGCTATCGAATATCTATGGATGAATGAGCTGACAAAAGTCCACAATAAACTTAAAGATGAAGGTTTATTTGACAATATCGCGCTTTATTTGGTAAGAGGCAACCATGATATGGGCGGCGCCGAAAAATTAATTCCTGTCGGTTCGGCGGGCGCGTGGAACGAATCTACGAAATCGTACGATAACAATTTCTTTAACGATGCTTATCGGGTCAAGATAAAAGGATATAATCTTGTGGTTTTTGACGGAAATTATGACAACAACAACACGTCTGGAAAAGCTAAAAATTTCCTTGACCAAATTACAAAAGAACCGGACTACGATCCAACCAAACCGATATTTGTATCTTCTCACTTCCCTATCAGCGGAACCAATTGGGGATCGGGATGGAGCACCTCGGCAAGTAATAATGTAGGTAAATATATTGCTGACAATAATTTGTCGCAGGTAGTCTATCTGTCAGGTCATACGCATTACGATCCGACCGACGAACGTTCACTCTATCAAGGTGCAGCATCGTATTTCGATGCTGGTTCGACGAGTTATTCTAGTTATATTGATGGCGGTCCGTCCGGCGGATATATTGAAGGTGCATATATCAATTATAATACCACACCTCGCATCTCGAATTTCATAGAGGTTTATGGTACAAAAGTTATCATCAAACATTATAATTTAAGCACAGAAGAATTTGTAGGCATACCTTCTGTAGTCTACGTTGGCGAAGGCAAAGATGCCTTTACGTATAGCAAAAGCGATACAAGAGAACTCATCGCTCCGGAGTTTGATGAGGGTATTACGATCAATTCCTTCAAAAACAACGAACTTACTTTTACAATGAAGCAAGCCAATGACAATGTGCGTGTGTTGGAATACAATGTTCAGCTTATCAACAAGCTTACCGGGGAAGTTGACAAATCGTTTAACAGTCTTTCGCTGCCGCTAGACAAGCCATTCGATGAACACAGGGAATACAAGATTACAGGTTTGTCGCCGATTACTCCATATACCCTCCGAGTATTCGCTGCGGATTCCATGTATAACCGTTCGTCGCAGGACATTGACATTTCGCCTCAAGGTGTTAATTTAGAGAGCATCACTGCACCTGCTGACAAAACAGGGGTGGCAATCGGAGCGGCGAAGACAGCAGACGCCCTTGGATTGCCAAAGATAGTATCCTTGGTTACCGATGGTGGTGGTGGCGATGCCAAAGTGACATGGGATGTAGATGCTTCAAACTATGATCCTGCTGTAACGACTGTACAGACCTTCACTGTAAATGGAGCTGTAACTTTGCCAACTGGGGTGGCAAATCCAAATAACGTACCTTTGACAACAAGCATTAAAGTAACTGTTAATAAGATCCCTCAGTCACAAATGACGGCAACGGCGACAAGTCAGGAAACAAGTGGTGAAAATAGTGCTGCATCCATGGCGATTGACGGAAACCCAGAAACGCTGTGGCATACAAAGTGGGATAAATCTGATGTTCTCCCTCAATCGATTACTTTAAACCTTGGAGGAGCTTACAAAGTCAATAAAGTCACGTATTTACCAAGGCAATCGGGGCTAAACGGAAATATAACAAGCTATAATGTATATGTAAGTACGGATGGAGTGACCTTTACCAAGGTTGCAAGCGGAAGTTGGTCAAATAACAATGTGGAGAAAGAAGCAATTTTTGACTCGACAGATGCATCATATGTCAAGCTCGAAGCAACGGCGGGTGTTAACGGCTGGGCATCGGCTGCGGAGATTAGCGTCCTTGCATCAAAAACTGTAAAGAATTAG
- a CDS encoding metalloregulator ArsR/SmtB family transcription factor — MEPSLIYKALSNDTRRQILLWLKNPEKFFDEKPYLEQGISFQVGVCVGDIQLKTGLAQSVVSNYLLTMKNAGLLESERIGKWTYYRRNEKKIQEFSNYVQNKL, encoded by the coding sequence ATGGAACCTTCATTAATTTATAAAGCATTATCAAATGATACTAGACGTCAAATCTTATTATGGCTAAAGAATCCAGAAAAGTTTTTTGACGAAAAGCCTTATTTAGAACAAGGAATTAGTTTTCAAGTTGGAGTATGTGTAGGAGATATCCAGCTCAAAACTGGATTAGCCCAATCTGTTGTTTCTAATTATTTATTAACTATGAAAAATGCAGGATTATTAGAATCCGAACGCATTGGGAAATGGACGTATTATCGGCGAAATGAAAAAAAAATACAAGAATTTTCCAATTATGTCCAAAACAAATTATAA